A section of the Paenibacillus aurantius genome encodes:
- a CDS encoding LTA synthase family protein produces MLYILSRLPLLILPALLVGLTEFCNRGHVKATIKWVLQRPHEFALNYLLVFGLYFLFVALTSRMRTSYWIVTFILLTTSLVSGIKFKILGLPMLPWDLVLSSEGADVAQYAGDLLRWELVGGVAAFFLISYLVLHRVPRTARKSNWPERAVLLLLSAFLLYGTYTNKPYKFQNAFKISTIPWDQAENYLQNGFLLTSMLNMDLVFIPEPEGYTATAIENYIKEIPRRTNTDGAVKPNIIVMLSESFWDPTLMKDVKFSEDPIPFFHSLQQTYTSGTLLSPQFGGGTANVEFEVLSGNSIRFLPQGSLAYIQYVNHEVDSLASILDRQDYNTVSVNPFHNWFFDSNKVYKDFGFGKFISSEFFDSGVNGLYIPDTKVSEVIINEAQKSKGPDFIFANTMENHWPYEPWKFGNNNHFKVLNNYSEETKGIIETYAQGVHNAEQSFKMMVDHFSKTKEPTIIVFFGDHLPLLGNEYGVYKETGYLTENDPDFLKKMYSTPFVVWNNYLPEKKETLNINPSFLGPYVLNLAERKGSYYTDYLYQLSKKMPIIPPKNHYEEMNIKEEDLTEYKLLQHDILFGSRYGYKDISEPIIHKDYVLGFGDMKIESVDSEVLASPDSQGESDTPVEIHGHFFVPGSIVYLGDKPLKTTYHDESHLTASIPKALMAKKGKKTLQVEVYDSKKIAIAKSNPFELAAK; encoded by the coding sequence TTGCTCTACATCTTATCGCGTCTGCCGCTGCTTATTCTGCCCGCCCTCTTGGTTGGATTGACGGAATTTTGCAACCGCGGGCATGTCAAAGCCACCATCAAATGGGTCCTCCAGCGCCCCCATGAATTTGCGCTCAATTACCTTCTGGTGTTCGGTCTCTACTTCCTGTTCGTGGCTTTGACCAGCCGCATGCGCACTTCTTATTGGATCGTTACCTTTATTCTGCTGACGACCTCTCTTGTCAGCGGCATTAAATTTAAAATTCTCGGTCTGCCCATGCTTCCCTGGGACCTTGTCCTGAGCAGCGAAGGAGCGGATGTCGCACAGTACGCGGGGGACCTGCTCCGCTGGGAGCTGGTCGGCGGGGTCGCCGCCTTCTTCCTTATCAGCTATTTAGTGCTTCATCGGGTTCCCCGTACAGCCCGCAAAAGCAACTGGCCCGAAAGAGCCGTTCTGCTTCTGCTTTCCGCCTTCCTTCTGTACGGAACCTACACGAACAAGCCGTATAAATTTCAAAACGCTTTCAAAATCAGTACCATTCCTTGGGATCAGGCGGAGAATTACTTGCAGAACGGTTTTCTGCTGACCTCCATGCTTAATATGGATCTCGTGTTCATTCCCGAACCGGAGGGTTACACCGCAACCGCCATCGAGAATTACATCAAAGAGATCCCCCGCCGAACGAATACCGACGGCGCCGTTAAGCCGAATATAATCGTCATGCTGAGCGAATCGTTCTGGGATCCGACTCTCATGAAAGATGTCAAGTTCAGCGAAGATCCGATTCCGTTCTTTCATTCACTCCAGCAGACTTACACAAGTGGTACGCTGCTCTCCCCCCAATTCGGAGGAGGTACGGCCAATGTGGAATTCGAAGTGCTGTCCGGCAATTCCATTCGTTTTCTGCCCCAGGGATCGCTCGCTTACATTCAATATGTAAACCATGAAGTAGACTCGCTTGCGAGCATTTTGGACCGGCAGGATTACAACACCGTTTCGGTTAATCCGTTTCATAACTGGTTTTTTGACAGCAACAAGGTTTACAAGGATTTCGGTTTCGGGAAGTTTATCTCCAGCGAATTCTTTGACTCGGGCGTGAACGGTCTGTATATCCCGGACACGAAGGTCTCGGAAGTCATTATTAACGAGGCGCAGAAATCGAAAGGGCCGGACTTTATTTTTGCCAACACGATGGAAAATCACTGGCCTTACGAGCCTTGGAAATTCGGCAACAACAACCATTTCAAGGTGCTCAACAACTATTCGGAGGAAACCAAGGGCATCATCGAGACTTACGCTCAGGGAGTCCACAATGCGGAGCAGTCGTTCAAAATGATGGTGGACCATTTCAGCAAGACGAAGGAACCGACCATCATCGTATTCTTTGGGGACCACCTGCCGCTGCTAGGCAATGAGTACGGGGTATATAAGGAAACCGGTTACCTTACGGAGAACGATCCGGACTTTCTCAAGAAAATGTACAGCACCCCGTTCGTAGTATGGAACAACTACCTGCCGGAGAAGAAGGAAACACTGAACATCAATCCTTCGTTCCTTGGTCCTTACGTTCTTAATTTGGCGGAGCGTAAAGGCTCTTATTACACGGACTACCTCTACCAGCTGTCCAAGAAGATGCCGATCATCCCGCCGAAGAATCACTACGAGGAAATGAACATCAAGGAAGAAGATCTGACGGAATACAAGCTTCTCCAGCATGACATCCTTTTCGGTTCCCGCTACGGGTACAAGGATATTTCGGAGCCTATTATTCATAAGGACTACGTGCTGGGCTTCGGAGATATGAAGATTGAGAGCGTCGATTCGGAAGTTCTCGCTTCTCCGGACTCTCAAGGGGAATCCGATACCCCGGTGGAGATTCACGGCCATTTCTTTGTTCCGGGAAGCATAGTCTACTTGGGAGACAAGCCGCTCAAAACAACTTATCACGACGAGTCCCATCTGACAGCCTCCATCCCCAAAGCGCTGATGGCCAAGAAGGGGAAAAAGACGCTGCAGGTGGAAGTGTACGATTCCAAAAAGATCGCCATTGCCAAGTCCAACCCCTTTGAGCTTGCTGCCAAGTAG
- the namA gene encoding NADPH dehydrogenase NamA: MSQLFTPFPVRGVTLKNRIVMSPMCMYSSTNKDGRITNWHRTHYTSRAVGQVGLIVVEASAVTPQGRISEQDLGIWSDDHLEGLKELVDLVHEQDAHIGIQLAHAGRKAVLPGEIVAPSAVAFGDMKAPVEMTIGQIQETKRAFKDAAVRAKTAGFDVIELHAAHGYLLNEFLSPLANKRTDAYGGNADNRYRLLSEIIDEVRQVWEGPLFVRISAHEYLPEGLTPEDYIPLAIKMKEQGVDLIDCSSGGVAPAKIDSYPGYQVPFAETLKREAGVATGAVGLITSPIQAEEILKNGRADLIFLARELLRDPYWPRTAAKELRTELKPPVPYERGW, from the coding sequence ATGAGCCAACTGTTTACCCCCTTTCCCGTCAGAGGCGTTACCCTGAAGAACCGGATCGTTATGTCCCCTATGTGTATGTATTCGAGTACGAACAAGGATGGACGGATCACCAACTGGCACCGTACCCACTACACGAGCCGGGCGGTCGGCCAAGTCGGCCTGATTGTCGTGGAAGCGAGTGCGGTGACACCCCAGGGGAGAATCTCCGAACAGGACCTGGGCATTTGGAGCGATGATCATCTCGAAGGGCTGAAGGAGCTGGTCGACCTGGTCCACGAGCAGGACGCCCATATCGGCATTCAGCTCGCCCATGCCGGGCGCAAAGCCGTGCTGCCGGGCGAAATCGTGGCTCCCTCCGCTGTGGCTTTCGGCGATATGAAGGCACCGGTGGAAATGACGATCGGGCAGATCCAGGAAACCAAACGGGCTTTCAAGGACGCCGCCGTCCGGGCGAAGACTGCCGGCTTCGATGTGATCGAGCTTCATGCCGCCCACGGCTATCTTCTGAATGAATTCCTGTCCCCTCTTGCCAACAAAAGAACGGATGCCTACGGAGGAAATGCGGATAACCGCTACCGCCTGCTCAGCGAGATTATCGATGAGGTGCGTCAGGTCTGGGAGGGCCCGTTGTTCGTCAGAATCTCCGCTCATGAATATTTGCCGGAGGGCTTGACCCCAGAGGACTATATTCCTCTGGCCATCAAGATGAAGGAGCAGGGCGTCGATCTTATTGACTGCAGCTCCGGAGGCGTAGCGCCTGCCAAGATTGATTCCTATCCGGGGTACCAGGTTCCCTTTGCCGAAACGCTGAAACGGGAAGCGGGAGTGGCCACCGGAGCGGTAGGCTTGATCACGAGCCCGATTCAGGCGGAGGAAATTCTGAAGAACGGACGGGCCGACCTGATTTTCCTGGCGCGGGAGCTGCTTCGCGATCCGTATTGGCCGCGCACCGCGGCCAAAGAGCTCCGTACCGAGCTTAAGCCCCCCGTTCCTTACGAAAGAGGCTGGTAA
- a CDS encoding ATP-dependent DNA helicase gives MERYPFAYDPSQPFVGQLSDWVSDVFYDLLPEAGFEVRDEQIYMAFQLERAYAEKKTILAEAGVGTGKTLVYLLYAAGYARYTRKPAVIACADESLIEQLVKPEGDVAKLARHLGLRIDARLGKSMDQYLCLNKLDKARTGPDGLAWQELYEELPDFVHSYETLQAFHPYGDRKHYPGLNDEQWSRVNWDSFQDCFACEQRHRCGQTLSRDHYRKSADLIICSHDFYMEHVWTYEARKREGQLPLLPEHSSVVFDEGHLLETAAQKALTYKLKHAVFEELVTRLLQGEIREKLAVLIDEAILQSEVLFEALAGHSEKVHGSDRKKIRQDDSLLREVSRFRSLLTEIEEELVFESELYTLNDYQLRIVEEHIEMIQKALGLFRHSDRLICWLDGEGEGATLTIMPKAVKEVLREHVFSQAMPLVFSSATLSVGGSFRYVADSLGMEAFLSFSTPSPYRYAEQMEVIAPRWQSGGSFEEKKETALRLLARTGGRALILFPAKEELARFKAELGSYPLAGAGTFYYEGDGEISHLISSFQREETSVLCAVSLWEGLDIPGPSLSHVMIWELPFPPQDPVYEAKRRQASAAPFEEVDLPYMLLRLRQGIGRLIRTGTDHGLVSLLSKTLWEKDEVRRSVEHILPEGVGLKAGENQDFVCG, from the coding sequence GTGGAACGTTATCCGTTTGCATACGATCCGTCCCAGCCGTTCGTCGGGCAGTTGAGCGACTGGGTATCGGATGTTTTCTATGACCTGCTTCCGGAAGCAGGCTTTGAAGTTCGGGACGAACAAATTTATATGGCCTTCCAGCTCGAAAGGGCGTATGCGGAGAAGAAGACCATCCTGGCCGAGGCGGGGGTGGGAACGGGGAAAACGCTCGTTTATTTGCTGTACGCGGCCGGCTATGCCCGCTATACCCGCAAGCCTGCCGTAATTGCCTGCGCCGACGAATCGCTGATCGAACAGCTCGTGAAGCCGGAAGGGGACGTGGCGAAGCTGGCCCGCCACCTGGGGCTGCGGATTGACGCGCGTCTGGGCAAATCGATGGATCAATATCTCTGTCTGAACAAATTGGATAAAGCCCGGACGGGGCCGGACGGCCTCGCCTGGCAGGAGCTTTACGAGGAACTCCCGGACTTTGTCCATTCCTACGAGACCCTGCAGGCCTTTCATCCTTATGGGGACCGCAAGCATTATCCGGGCTTGAATGACGAGCAGTGGAGCCGGGTCAACTGGGATTCCTTCCAGGACTGCTTCGCCTGCGAGCAGCGGCACCGGTGCGGACAGACCCTGTCGAGGGACCATTACCGCAAATCGGCCGATCTCATCATCTGCTCGCATGATTTCTATATGGAGCATGTGTGGACTTACGAGGCCCGCAAACGGGAAGGCCAGCTGCCTCTGCTGCCGGAGCACAGCTCCGTGGTATTCGATGAGGGTCACCTGCTGGAAACCGCCGCTCAGAAGGCTCTCACCTATAAGCTGAAGCATGCGGTATTCGAAGAGCTGGTCACCCGGCTGCTTCAAGGGGAAATTCGGGAGAAGCTCGCCGTTCTCATCGACGAGGCGATTCTTCAGAGCGAGGTGCTCTTCGAGGCGTTGGCGGGACATTCCGAGAAGGTGCACGGATCCGACCGCAAAAAAATCCGGCAGGATGATTCCCTGCTTCGCGAAGTAAGCCGGTTTCGTTCGCTCCTCACAGAGATTGAAGAGGAGCTGGTGTTCGAAAGCGAGCTTTATACGCTGAACGACTACCAGCTGCGGATTGTGGAAGAGCATATCGAGATGATCCAGAAGGCCCTCGGCCTCTTCCGTCATTCAGACCGCCTGATCTGCTGGCTGGACGGGGAAGGGGAAGGGGCCACCCTGACCATCATGCCGAAAGCCGTTAAGGAAGTGCTGAGGGAGCATGTCTTCTCCCAGGCGATGCCCCTTGTCTTCTCCTCGGCCACCTTATCCGTCGGCGGGTCCTTCCGGTACGTGGCCGACAGTCTCGGCATGGAGGCTTTCCTATCTTTTTCCACCCCTTCTCCTTACCGCTACGCCGAACAGATGGAGGTAATCGCCCCACGCTGGCAGTCGGGGGGGAGCTTTGAGGAGAAGAAAGAGACGGCTCTCCGGCTGCTGGCACGAACAGGGGGACGCGCCCTTATCCTGTTCCCGGCGAAGGAGGAGCTGGCCCGGTTCAAAGCGGAGCTGGGGAGCTATCCCCTGGCCGGGGCGGGAACGTTCTACTATGAAGGAGACGGGGAAATCAGCCACTTGATCTCCTCCTTCCAACGGGAGGAAACCAGTGTACTGTGTGCCGTGAGCCTGTGGGAAGGCTTGGATATTCCGGGTCCGTCCCTGTCCCACGTTATGATTTGGGAGCTGCCTTTTCCTCCGCAGGACCCGGTTTACGAGGCCAAAAGAAGACAGGCATCCGCGGCGCCCTTCGAGGAAGTGGATCTGCCCTATATGCTGCTCCGGCTGCGGCAGGGAATCGGCCGGCTGATCCGCACCGGTACCGACCACGGGCTGGTCTCCCTCTTGAGCAAGACCTTGTGGGAAAAGGACGAAGTACGCCGAAGTGTGGAGCATATCCTTCCGGAAGGGGTCGGCCTAAAGGCAGGGGAGAATCAAGACTTTGTCTGCGGCTGA
- a CDS encoding plastocyanin/azurin family copper-binding protein produces the protein MNLKSKTHHWMLAGIVAAAAVLPAAQASADGAAGTAAQVVSDTDLAAELGILQGEGSGLTDAYLSKPTTRLQAAILYLRMKGLEGEAAAFSMPDRETFSDAVLVWPEGRNILAYLKHHPELGWTGIGGGKFDPLSGITSEQVYKVMLEAVGYKQDQYFTYDKVLEAARLAGLGKEAAAKPFRNVNMASVLVESLSAKVKGTGKTLAEVLTEKRVIKPDALRALSYDFLSYAAKPELGTYLADSKGRTLYYFSKDSANLNSCQGKCLENWPVYYSEKLKVPAGLKKEDFGTLTRADGTKQTTYKGWPLYYYIGDKAPGDTFGEAVNKIWYVVEAPSFAAIGQKEGIGLYLTDSYGRTLYTFDKDSYEKSACSGTCETNWPVYYEEAVQAPTGTDQADFTTMTRADGSKQTAYKGAPLYRFSKDGNRGDTLGQNVNNIWHAVDPFSFAGTAKPAGKSYQVDISGFAFGIPELTVEAGSTVTFTNLDSVRHNAAAVDGSFATPLLSKGESATIQLDKPGVYDYVCEPHKSSMKGRIIVK, from the coding sequence ATGAACCTTAAATCGAAAACCCATCACTGGATGCTGGCCGGCATCGTGGCGGCCGCGGCGGTCCTTCCAGCCGCTCAGGCATCCGCGGACGGAGCAGCGGGAACGGCCGCCCAGGTCGTATCCGACACGGACCTGGCGGCGGAGCTTGGCATTCTGCAGGGAGAAGGAAGCGGACTGACGGACGCTTATTTAAGCAAGCCGACGACCCGCCTGCAGGCCGCTATTTTATACCTGCGGATGAAGGGGCTGGAAGGGGAAGCGGCGGCCTTCTCCATGCCGGATAGGGAAACCTTTAGTGACGCCGTTCTGGTATGGCCAGAGGGGAGAAACATTCTGGCCTACTTGAAGCATCATCCCGAGCTGGGGTGGACCGGAATCGGAGGAGGGAAGTTCGACCCGCTGTCCGGGATTACCTCGGAGCAGGTTTACAAAGTTATGCTGGAGGCGGTGGGCTACAAGCAGGACCAATATTTCACCTATGACAAGGTACTGGAGGCCGCCCGGTTGGCAGGTCTCGGCAAAGAGGCGGCCGCCAAGCCCTTCCGCAATGTCAACATGGCCTCCGTGCTGGTGGAGAGCTTGTCCGCCAAGGTCAAAGGAACGGGAAAGACGCTGGCGGAGGTACTGACCGAGAAGCGGGTGATTAAGCCGGACGCTTTGAGGGCGCTCTCTTATGATTTTCTATCCTATGCAGCGAAGCCGGAGCTCGGAACCTATCTCGCGGACAGCAAAGGACGGACGCTCTACTACTTCAGCAAGGACTCGGCGAACCTCAACTCCTGCCAAGGCAAATGTTTGGAGAACTGGCCGGTTTACTACAGCGAGAAATTAAAAGTGCCCGCCGGGCTGAAGAAAGAAGACTTCGGGACGCTGACTAGAGCCGATGGGACAAAGCAAACGACCTACAAAGGCTGGCCGCTTTATTATTATATCGGCGATAAGGCGCCGGGGGATACGTTCGGGGAGGCGGTGAACAAAATCTGGTACGTGGTGGAAGCGCCTTCGTTTGCCGCCATCGGGCAGAAGGAAGGGATCGGCCTCTATTTAACCGATTCCTACGGAAGAACCCTGTATACCTTTGATAAGGACAGCTACGAGAAGAGCGCCTGCAGCGGCACTTGTGAAACGAACTGGCCGGTCTATTACGAGGAGGCGGTTCAAGCCCCTACCGGTACGGACCAGGCGGATTTCACCACCATGACAAGGGCGGACGGCTCGAAGCAGACGGCCTACAAGGGAGCTCCTCTTTATAGGTTCAGTAAAGATGGTAACCGGGGCGACACACTCGGGCAGAATGTCAACAACATCTGGCATGCTGTGGATCCCTTCTCCTTTGCCGGAACGGCCAAACCCGCCGGGAAAAGCTACCAGGTGGACATCAGCGGCTTCGCCTTCGGCATCCCCGAGCTGACCGTAGAGGCCGGCTCTACAGTCACCTTCACCAATTTGGACAGTGTCCGCCACAATGCCGCCGCGGTGGACGGATCCTTTGCCACCCCTCTCCTGTCCAAGGGGGAGTCGGCCACGATTCAACTCGACAAGCCGGGCGTTTATGATTACGTATGCGAGCCCCATAAGAGCAGCATGAAGGGGCGGATCATCGTCAAATAG
- a CDS encoding anti-sigma factor, which translates to MQENGQTPCEQLIPYLMGEGNQEERQVFERHLSVCPSCAQELSELKETWTAIGLQDDEQDVPADLKEEVMLGIFGDSSVSPEPREAPSRFVPVQVPVRRSGMRPLYSALAGAAAAAAVLLALYALGPAKESGKPAARIAGPAEIVKSYTLKPVDGLHNAGGRATVMKRDGGNEIVVELQGMPPTQGDQAYQVWLLKNGVRYNCGTLVTDEKGSGILTYPVKQENLSFDGIGVTLEPDAGGTQPRGRKVLGTG; encoded by the coding sequence GTGCAAGAAAACGGTCAGACCCCATGTGAGCAGCTTATCCCTTATTTGATGGGAGAGGGCAACCAGGAAGAGCGCCAGGTCTTTGAACGTCACTTGTCCGTCTGCCCCTCCTGCGCGCAGGAGCTGAGCGAGCTGAAAGAAACTTGGACGGCCATCGGCCTTCAGGACGACGAGCAGGACGTTCCGGCCGATTTGAAGGAAGAGGTCATGCTTGGGATTTTTGGGGATTCCTCGGTTTCCCCCGAACCCAGAGAGGCCCCTTCCCGTTTCGTCCCGGTGCAGGTCCCGGTGCGGAGAAGCGGCATGCGTCCGCTTTATTCCGCCTTGGCCGGTGCCGCGGCCGCTGCAGCCGTCCTCCTTGCCCTTTATGCCCTAGGCCCTGCGAAAGAATCGGGGAAGCCGGCCGCCAGGATCGCCGGACCCGCCGAAATCGTAAAGAGCTACACGCTGAAACCGGTGGACGGCTTGCATAACGCGGGAGGCCGGGCAACGGTCATGAAGCGGGACGGGGGGAACGAAATCGTGGTGGAGCTCCAAGGGATGCCGCCCACCCAAGGCGATCAGGCCTACCAGGTTTGGCTTCTGAAGAACGGAGTGCGCTACAACTGCGGAACCCTGGTAACGGATGAGAAAGGCAGCGGAATCCTTACCTACCCGGTCAAGCAGGAGAACCTGAGCTTTGACGGGATTGGGGTTACCTTAGAGCCTGATGCGGGCGGGACCCAGCCGAGAGGCCGCAAAGTGCTCGGCACCGGGTAA
- a CDS encoding c-type cytochrome: MQKGCAALWIAAAAIGLAGCGKVTPEGAAAPSALAASSPSAAAGTAAPSAAPPAVPSPAVTPVASAEPTAKPAAAPPAASPSPAAKAEELYRGSCIGCHAAELKGGFGPNLQQVGSRKTKDQIIRQIEQGGGDMPGFGGKLSKEQIDILASWLSQQK, translated from the coding sequence ATGCAAAAAGGCTGTGCAGCGCTATGGATTGCTGCAGCCGCGATAGGTCTCGCCGGCTGCGGCAAAGTCACGCCGGAGGGAGCGGCGGCTCCGTCGGCTTTGGCGGCCTCGTCCCCCTCAGCCGCCGCGGGCACGGCCGCGCCTTCGGCCGCTCCGCCGGCGGTGCCGTCTCCGGCGGTGACGCCGGTCGCTTCGGCTGAGCCGACCGCGAAGCCCGCTGCGGCCCCGCCGGCCGCTTCGCCGTCTCCGGCCGCCAAAGCCGAAGAGCTGTACCGCGGCAGCTGCATCGGGTGCCACGCCGCCGAGCTGAAGGGCGGCTTCGGGCCGAACCTGCAGCAGGTGGGCTCACGCAAGACGAAGGACCAAATCATCCGCCAGATCGAGCAGGGGGGCGGCGACATGCCCGGCTTTGGCGGCAAGCTGTCCAAGGAACAGATCGACATTCTGGCATCCTGGCTGTCCCAACAGAAATAA
- a CDS encoding RNA polymerase sigma factor — protein MRGKTDAELMELVRARHRPALEEVYDRYVRLVYSFALKSVKEEQGAREIVQGVFTRIWTTRKGYDPDKGQFVSWLLTVTRNMAIDHVRKEQRSSREVPLEAEEWERFEAPTDQGPEAVITRALTREEIRQAYRHLSSNQIRLLERVYWEGYTLSEVASEANEPLGTIKSRLHQTLKLLRQSIQKQREG, from the coding sequence ATGCGCGGCAAAACGGATGCGGAATTGATGGAGCTCGTTCGCGCCCGGCATCGTCCGGCGCTGGAGGAAGTGTATGATCGCTATGTCAGGCTGGTGTATTCCTTTGCCCTGAAATCCGTTAAGGAGGAGCAGGGGGCCAGAGAAATCGTTCAAGGGGTATTTACCCGGATCTGGACCACACGAAAGGGATACGATCCGGACAAAGGGCAGTTCGTCAGCTGGCTGCTGACGGTTACAAGAAATATGGCCATTGACCATGTCCGCAAGGAGCAGCGCTCCTCCCGGGAGGTGCCCCTGGAGGCGGAAGAATGGGAGCGGTTCGAGGCACCTACGGATCAGGGACCGGAAGCGGTCATAACCCGGGCTTTAACACGGGAAGAGATCCGGCAGGCTTACCGGCACCTCTCCTCCAATCAAATCCGTCTTCTCGAGAGGGTTTATTGGGAGGGCTACACCTTAAGCGAGGTGGCAAGCGAAGCCAACGAACCGCTCGGTACCATCAAAAGCCGGCTTCACCAAACGCTGAAGCTGCTGCGCCAGTCCATACAGAAGCAGAGGGAGGGATAA